The following coding sequences lie in one Treponema socranskii subsp. buccale genomic window:
- a CDS encoding L-ribulose-5-phosphate 3-epimerase, with amino-acid sequence MDRMYKIGLYEKAMPKDIGWKEKFQVAKSAGYDYIEISIDETDEKLARLDWSDAQIRDVVSVAYGESMSFGSICLSGQRRYALGDKDETKSLEILEKAIRFARIAGIPVIQMAGYDTYYAQSTEETEKRFRKNLALGTAVAAKEGIILAFETMETPFMDTMEKAMRRILPIASPYLGVYPDIGNLNNAALLYKSDILADMEKGKGHIVAAHIKETMPGKYREVPFGTGVVDFERILKKLWQLGVRRYVTELWYTGNDDWKQAVNGASSFARKILDGFAGM; translated from the coding sequence ATGGATAGAATGTATAAAATCGGATTGTACGAAAAAGCGATGCCGAAAGACATCGGTTGGAAAGAAAAATTTCAGGTAGCGAAAAGCGCCGGTTACGATTACATCGAGATAAGTATCGACGAAACGGATGAAAAACTTGCGCGGCTCGATTGGAGCGATGCACAGATACGGGATGTCGTATCCGTCGCATACGGCGAATCGATGAGTTTCGGTTCGATCTGTTTAAGCGGGCAACGGCGGTATGCGCTCGGCGATAAAGACGAAACGAAAAGCCTCGAGATACTCGAAAAAGCGATACGCTTTGCGCGAATCGCCGGGATCCCTGTCATACAGATGGCAGGGTACGACACGTATTATGCGCAATCGACGGAAGAAACGGAAAAGCGTTTCCGCAAAAACCTCGCACTCGGTACGGCTGTCGCCGCAAAAGAAGGCATCATACTCGCATTCGAAACAATGGAAACGCCTTTTATGGATACGATGGAAAAAGCGATGCGCCGTATTTTGCCGATCGCATCTCCCTACCTCGGCGTTTATCCCGATATCGGAAATCTCAACAATGCGGCTCTCTTGTATAAGAGCGATATCCTTGCCGATATGGAAAAAGGAAAAGGACATATCGTTGCAGCACACATCAAAGAAACGATGCCCGGAAAATATCGTGAAGTTCCTTTCGGTACCGGCGTCGTCGATTTTGAACGTATACTGAAAAAATTATGGCAGCTCGGCGTGAGGCGCTATGTAACGGAATTATGGTATACGGGAAACGACGATTGGAAGCAGGCGGTAAACGGCGCAAGTTCGTTTGCTCGAAAAATTCTCGACGGCTTTGCCGGCATGTAA